The DNA region CGCCGGCGCCGATACGCACCGTCCGGCCCGCGGCCTGGTGCTCCAGGCGGTCGAGTGTCTCGTCGGCTTCGGCGAAGCCCGGCACCGCGAGCGTCGCGGAGTACAGGGCGGTCGACAGCACCGCGCGCCTCGAGGGATCCATGTCCGCCCTTCCCGTGTCCACCAGTCCCTCAATCGTGTTCAGACCGACCGGGGAGACAACGCCTTTTTCGGACAGGGCGATCGAAGAACCGAGCCCCGCCTCCTCCAGCGTCACGGGACGACCGACACGCCGCGAGAGAGCCTCGACCACGACGGCCCGCGCCACCTTCCGCGGCTGCGTGCCGTCCAGCCAGTGTTTCACCGACGACTCGTCGTATGCGAAGCCCCTGCCCCGTTCGGCACCGAGACGGTTCACGGCCTGGGCGAATTGCCGGTACGTCCAGTCGGCCTCTTCCAGCAGGCGAGCCAGGTGTTCGTTCGGCTGACGGTCCACGCGAGCCCCTCCCACTGGACGCCGACTTTCAAGTCGTGCAAGTCCTGGCATTGCTCCAACGGTACCGCCGTGCATGACGGTGCGGTTGCGTAGTGCGTGCAGCCACCGGGGCGCGCGAACCGTCGCCGCCTCGTCGACGCCCTGTCGGAGGTGACCATGGTCAGCGGCGGACCGCTCTTGAGCAGCCGGTTGGATCTCGCATCCGACGCGAACATGGCGCGCTGGGGCAGGGCACACGTGCATGCGGTGTGCACCCAGTGGGGTGTGCCGGAATCGGTCATGGACGACGCCCTGTTGATCGCGTCCGAATTGCTCACCAACGCCCAGCGGCATGCGAGCGTGCCTACTGGTCAGCCCGGACGGCAACCCGCCCGGTGCGCCCTGTTGCTGTGGCTGTCGCAAGGCATGCTCACCATCGGCGTGCGTGACGGCAGCACGCACCGGCCCCGCCTCCACACGCCCGGCACCGAGCAGGAGTCGGGGCGCGGTCTGCTGCTGGTGGCATGCCTGGCACAAGCGTGGGGCCACGAGATCGAGCCCGGCGGCAAGGTGGTGTGGGGCGCAAGCTCCACGCAGGGGTCGACCTGCGGTCGGACATGACCGTGGGCCAGTGGCTGGAGACGTGGCTGGCGGCGAAGAAGACGCGGCGTACGACGACGCGGGGCTACGCCTCCCACATCAAGAACCATCTGACTCCCCGCATCGGGCACATACGGCTGGACCGATTGAATGTCGGCCACGTGCAGGAGATGTTCGACGCCATCAAGGATGACAACGAGGTGATCGTCGCCGAGAACGAGGCACGGCACGCGCAGGTGGCACGGTGCACCCCAGGCAAGGCCGGGGCTCCCAACGCACGGGAGCGCGAACGCCTCTCGGCGGAACGGGCGGTGCTCGCCGGAATGCCGCCGTTCCGCCGGCCGACGGGGCCGGCGACGAGGCAGCGCATCCGCTCCACGCTCCGAGCCGCCTTGAACGCGGCCATCGCACGCCAGCTGATCGTCTTCAACGCCGCGGAGCACGTCGAGCTGGACTCGGGCAAACGGCCCAAGCCGCTGCTGTGGACGGATGAACGGGTTCGCAGGTGGCGGGAGACAGGGGAGATACCTGGGCCTGTGATGGTCTGGATGCCACCGCAGCTGGGGGCGTTCCTGGACGAGGCGGAGGATGATCGGCTCTACGCGGCCTTTCACCTCATCGCGTTCCGCGGCCTGCGACGGGGGGAGGCGGTGGGCCAGGAGTGGGTGGACATCGACTTGGAAGCGGCCTTGCTCACTCCGGCGAAGGAGATCGTCCAGGACGGATGGAGGCCCTACGAGTCGGCGCCCAAGACCGACGGGAGCGCCTCGCCCATCCACCTCGACAGCCTGACCGTGCAGGTGCTGCGCCGCCATCGTGCGCGGCAGCGCGCAGAACGCCGCACGTGGGGCGAGGGGTGGCGGAACTCCGGGAAGGTCTTCACGCAGGAGGACGGCAGCCCGCTGCACCCGGAGATGCTGTCCCACGCCTTCCGTCGAATCGTGAAAGCTTCGGCCCTGCCTCCCATCAACGTGCGCGACCTGCGGCACGTGGCCGCAACACTCGCTCACGCCGGCGGCGGGGACCTGCACACGATCAAGGAAATGCTGCGGCACTCCACGATCACGCTCACGTCCGACACCTACACCAGCCTGCTCCCGGAGGTCGATCGCGCGGTCTCGGAGCGTGCGGCCAGGCTCGTGCCGCGGGCCCGCCCGATCGCCGTGGCGGGAACCTCCGGGCTCACCCCGGGCTCACCGGCCGGGGGCGCCGCGCCGGACATCGCTCTCACCGCGAGCCGCGCGGCCGGGTCCTCGCAGGCCGGGCGGGGTGCGCCTCACCGGGCGCAGGGTGGGGCGGGTGGGACTCGAACCCACGGCCGACGGATTATGAGTCCGCTGCTCTAACCGGCTGAGCTACCGCCCCGTACGGCGCGTCCTCCACGTCGTGCGCGTCGTCTGCCGCAGCATAGCCGCTCATACGATGTGTCGCCCGCTCGGGTCATGTCCGCGTCGCCGGGTGGACGCCGGGGTGTGACGGGAGCGGCTGCCGGGGCCCGGCGCGGGGCGCGGTGAGAGGCCCGGGGGGCGGCGGGGCGAGCGCGGGGAAAGCGGGCGCGGGCATGGAACGGGCATGGAAAAGGACCCCTCGCGGGGTCCCTCGTCGTGCGCTCCCCCGACTGGACTCGAACCAGTAACCTGCCGGTTAACAGCCGGCTGCTCTGCCAATTGAGCTACGGAGGACCGAGCTCCCCCGACTGGACTCGAACCAGTAACCTGCCGGTTAACAGCCGGCTGCTCTGCCAATTGAGCTACGGAGGATCGCCCTGTGTGCACCGAATGCACCCGCCCGGATCTCCCGGGGGGCGCGCGCTCGGTGCTGCACATACATTAGCGCAAGCGAGGGGGTGCTCCGCCAACCGCTTGTGCGCGGGGTTGCCCTATCGCCGGTGTCCGGGGTTGCTCCCGGCCCACGCAGGGTAGGCGCGGGACAGCCCGTCACAGCGCGGCGCGGTCCACACCGCGACCCGACACAGCGAAAGGGTGGAGCCGATGCACCGGCTGACGTTCATCACGGGAGCACTCGTCGGATACGTGCTCGGAGCACGCGCGGGACGCGAGCGGTACGAGCAGTTGCGTGCCGCCGCCCAGAAGGTCGCGCAGAACCCCGCGGTGCGCAACACCGCGGAGTCCGCCGTGCAGCAGAGCCGCAGCGCGGCGTCCAAGACCGCGGACAAGGTCACCTCGCGGATCGGCGACCGGATGCCCGACGCGGTGGCCAGCAGGGTCCGCTCGCTGCGCAACGGCCACGGCCCGGACGACGACTGGGGCACCAGCAACACCTGACCCCGGGCGCCGGGCCGATCCCCCAGCCCGGCCGGGCTCGACCCCGACCCCCCTCCGGGACCCGGTCGCCGACCGGGCCCCGCCCCCGGGCGCCGGGCGCCGATCGCCCGACCTGACGTCCGCATCCGCTTCCGCACGCGCGGCACGCCCGCCGTGCGGCATCATCACGGCATGGGGAAAGTCGCCGGAATAGACAGCTCGACCACAGGCACCACCATCGTCGTGTGCGACACCGACAGCGGCGCGGTGCTCAAGCAGGGGCACGCCCCGCACCCGCTGGGGGACGGGGAGAAGCACACCGAGCTCGACCCGCAGGCCTGGCTGCTGTCGCTGGGCGAGGCGGCGGCCGGCGGTGTGCTGGAGGGCGTGCAGGCCATCGGCATCTCCGGGCAGCAGCAGGGCCTGCTCGCCCTGGACGCCGGCGGCGTGACCGTGCGCCCCGCGCTGCTGCGCGGCGACAAGCGCGCCCAGGTGCAGGCCGCCGACCTCGCCGACGAGCTGGGCGGCCCGGCCGCCTGGGCGGAGGCGGTCGGCACGGTGCCGCAGTCCGGCCACCCGGTGGCCAAGCTGCGCTGGCTGGCGCAGCACGAGCCGGCCGCGGCCAAGCGCGTCGCGCAGGTGATGCTGCCGCACGACTGGCTGGTCTGGCAGCTGCTGGGCCTGGCCTGCGCCGCACCACCGACCGCGGCGACGCCTCCGGCACCGGCTACTGGTCGGCGGCGACCGGCGCGTACCGCACCGACCTGGTGGAGCTGGCGCTCGGCCACCAGGTGCAGCTGCCGGACGTGCTCGCGCCCGCCGAGCCGGCCGGGCAGACCCCCGAGGGCCTGCTCATCTCCGCGGGCACCGGCGACACGATGGCCGCCGCGCTGGGCCTGGGCCTCGGCCCGGGGGACGCGGTGGTCTCCCTCGGCGCCGGCGGCACGGTCTTCGCCGTGCACCACGAGGCGCTCGGCGACCCCACCGGCACGATCACCGGGTACGCCGACGCCACCGGCAACCACCTGCCGCTGGTCCAGGTGCGCAACGCCGTACGGACCCTGCGCGGCGCCGCCGAGCTGCTCGGCACCGACCTCGCGGGCCTCTCGGAGCTGGCGCTGCGGTCCACGCCGGGGGCGTACGGCCTGGTGCTGCTGCCCTATCTGGAGGGCGAGCGGACCCCCGACCTGCCGCACACCGCGGGCACGCTGGCCGGGCTGCGGCGCGAGTCGATGAAGCCGGAGCACCTGGCGCGGGCGGCCTTCGAGGGCATGCTGTGCGCGCTGACCGACGCGCTGGACGTGCTGCGCGACAAGGGCGTGCCGGTGCACCGGGTGTTCCTGCTGGGCGCGGCGGCCGAGCTGCCCGCGGTGCAGGCGATCGCGCCGGCGCTGTTCGGCACGCTGGTGGCGGTGCCGCCCCCGGGCGAGTACGCGGCGCTGGGCGCGGCCCGGCAGGCGGCGTGGTCGCTGGGCGCGGTGCTGGGGTCGCGGGCGCAGGACGAGCTGCCGCCGTGGCGCCAGGCGGCGGTGCGGCTGCTGGAGCCGGGCGACGAGGCGGCGGTCGGCACGGCGGTGCGCCAGCAGTTCCGCGCGGTGCGCGACCACACCCACCCCGGAGCCTTCGACAGCCTGCGCGCGCCCCGCCCCGCCTGACCGCGGGCGCTGCCCCCGCGCTGGCCGACCGACGCTTCGACGATATATCGTCGACGTGTCGCGAGCAGTCATGCCCGCGGCGACAAAACCCCTGCGCCCCAGTCGCCCCGGAGAGTAAGGTGCCTGGGCTCAACCCACCGGCCGAACCGCGCGTCCTCCATCGGTGAGGCGTCCACGCCACACTCAGCTTCGCTGCCGGAGCAGACCCCCCGCAGCCACCGCAGACCCGAGGAATTCAGTGTGCTGATCCGACTCCTGCGCTCCCATCTGCGCCCGTACCGGCGGCCCATCGGCCTGCTCGTGCTGCTGCAGCTCGTGCAGACCATCGCCGCCCTGTTCCTGCCCACCCTCAACGCCGACATCATCGACAACGGCGTGGTCAAGGGCGACAGCGGCTACATCGTCGGCATGGGCGCCACCATGCTGGGCGTCACCGTCGTCCAGGTGTGCTGCGCCGTCGGCGCGGTCTACTTCGGCGCCCGCACCGCCATGGCCGTCGGCCGGGACATCCGCACCTCGGTCTTCGCCACCGTGCAGAGCTTCTCCGCCCGCGAGGTCGGCCAGTTCGGCGCGCCCTCGCTGATCACCCGCACCACCAACGACGTCCAGCAGGTGCAGATGCTGGTGCTGATGACCTTCACCATGATGGTCTCGGCGCCGATCATGTGCGTCGGCGGCATCATCATGGCACTCGGCCAGGACGTCCCGCTGTCCTCGCTGCTGCTGGCCGTGGTGCCGGTGCTGGGCATCGCGGTGAGCCTGATCGTACGGAAGATGCGGCCGCTGTTCCGCACCATGCAGAAGCGCATCGACACCGTGAACCGGGTGCTGCGCGAGCAGATCACCGGCATCCGCGTGATCCGCGCCTTCGTCAAGGACGACTACGAGCAGCGGCGGTTCGGCGTCGCCAACGACGAGGTGACCGCGGTGTCGCTGGCCACCGGCCGGCTGATGGCGCTGATGTTCCCCACCGTCATGGCGATCGTGAACCTCTCCAGCGTCGCCGTGCTGTGGTTCGGCGCGCACCGCATCGACAGCGGCGGCATGCAGGTCGGCGCGCTGACCGCGTTCCTCAGCTATCTGATGCAGATCCTGATGTCGGTGATGATGGCCACCTTCATGTTCATGATGGTGCCGCGCGCCGAGGTGTCCGCCGAGCGCATCCAGGAGGTGCTGACCACCGAGTCCAGCGTGGTGCCGCCCACCGCGCCGGTGACGACGCTGCGCCGGCACGGCGAACTGGAGCTGTTCGACGTGGACTTCGCCTACCCCGGCGCCGAGGCCGCGGTGCTGCGCGGGGTCGACATGGTCGCCAGGCCCGGCGAGACCACCGCGGTGATCGGCTCCACCGGCAGCGGCAAGTCCACCCTGCTCGGGCTGATTCCCCGGCTGTACGACGCGACCGGCGGCCGGGTGCTGGTCGACGGCGAGGACGTCACCGAGATCGCCCCCGAACTGCTCGCCCGGACCGTCGGCCTGGTGCCGCAGAAGCCGTACCTCTTCTCCGGCACGGTCGCCTCCAACCTCCGCTACGGCAACCCCGACGCCACCGACGAGGAGCTGTGGCACGCCCTGGAGGTCGCGCAGGCCCGCGACTTCGTCAGCGCCCTCGAAGGCGGCCTGGACGCGCCGATCGCGCAGGGCGGCTCCAACGTCTCCGGCGGCCAGCGGCAGCGGCTGGCGATCGCCCGCGCGCTGGTGCGCCGCCCGGAGATCTACCTGTTCGACGACTCCTTCTCCGCGCTGGACTACGCCACCGACGCGGCGCTGCGGCGCGCGCTGGCCGCGGAGACCGCGCAGGCGACGGTGGTGATCGTCGCCCAGCGGGTGTCCACCATCCGCGACGCCGACCGGATCGTGGTCCTGGACGAGGGCCGCGTCGTCGGCACCGGGACCCACGCGGAACTGATGCAGACCAACGAGACGTACCGGGAGATCGTGTTGTCCCAGCTGACCGAGCAGGAGGCCGCGGCGTGAGCGACGACGCACCCGCTCCGGGCGGCGGAAAGCCCGGCCCCGGAGGCCAGGGGCCCGGAGGCCAGGGACCCGGCGGCAAGGGGCCCGGCGGCACGCCCGGCCCCGGCAGACCCGCCGCGCCCACCCGCCGCGGCCCCGCCCCGATGGCCGGCCCGGCCCGCTTCATGAGCGGCGGCCCGATCGAGAAGTCGATGGACTTCAAGGGCTCGCTCAGGCGCCTGATCGGCCTGATGCGGCCGGACCGCTACTGGCTCTACGCGGTCCTCGCGCTCGGCACGTGCAGCGTGGCGCTGACGGTGACCGGACCGCGCATCCTCGGCCACGCCACCGACCTGATCTTCGCCGGCGTGATCGGCCGGCAGATCCACGGCGCCTCCAAGGACCAGGCGCTGGACTACCTGCGGGCGCACGGCAAGGGCGGCGTCGCCGACATGCTCTCCGGCATCGACTTCACGCCCGGCCAGGGCATGGACTTCGACGCCATCCGCAACGTGCTGCTGCTGGCGCTGGCGGTCTACCTGGGCGCCGCGGTGGTCAGCGTCTTCCAGATGCGGCTGGCCACCAAGGTCATCAACCGCGCGGTGTACCGGCTGCGCGGCGAGGTCGAGGCCAAGCTGTCCCGGCTGCCGCTGTCGTACTTCGACCAGCAGCCGCGCGGCGAGGTGCTCAGCCGCGCCACCAACGACATCGACAACATCGGCCAGACCATGCAGCAGACGATGGGCCAGCTGGTGAACTCGCTGCTGACCATCCTCGGCGTGCTGGCCATGATGTTCTGGATCTCCTGGCTGCTGGCGCTGGTGGCACTGGTCACCGTGCCGGTCACGATGCTGGTGGCGACCCGGGTCGGCAAGCGCGCGCAGCCGCAGTTCGTGCAGCAGTGGAAGACCACCGGCACGCTCAACGCGCACATCGAGGAGATGTACACCGGCCACTCGCTGGTGAAGGTCTTCGGCCGCGCCGAGGAGTCCGAGGAGATCTTCCGCAAGGAGAACGAGGCGCTGTTCCGCTCCGGCTTCCGCGCCCAGTTCATCTCCGGCACCATCCAGCCGCTGATGATGTTCATCGGCAACCTCAACTACGTGCTGGTCGCGGTGGTCGGCGGGCTGCGGGTGGCCTCCGGCGCGCTGTCGATCGGCGACGTGCAGGCGTTCATCCAGTACTCGCGGCAGTTCAGCCAGCCGCTGACGCAGGTCGCGAGCATGTCCAACCTGATCCAGTCCGGCGTCGCCTCGGCCGAGCGGGTCTTCGAACTCCTCGACGCCGACGAGCAGTCCGCCGAGCCCAAGGCCCCGGCCCGCCCGGCCGAGCTGACCGGGCGCGTCGCGCTGGAGGGCGTCAGCTTCCGCTACGACCCGGACAAGCCGCTGATCGACGACCTGTCGCTGAAGGTCGAGCCGGGCCACACCGTGGCCATCGTCGGCCCGACCGGCGCGGGCAAGACCACCCTGGTCAACCTGCTGATGCGGTTCTACGAGGTGGACGACGGCCGGATCACCCTGGACGGCGTGGACGTGGCCGCGATGTCCCGCGAGGAGCTGCGCGCCGCGATCGGCATGGTGCTCCAGGACACCTGGCTGTTCGGCGGCACCATCGCGGAGAACATCGGCTACGGCCACGAGGACGCCACCCGCGAGCAGATCGAGGAGGCGGCCAGGGCCGCGCACGCCGACCGCTTCATCCGCACCCTGCCCGACGGCTACGACACCGTCATCGACGACGAGGGCAGCGGGGTCAGCGCCGGCGAGAAGCAGCTGATCACCATCGCCCGCGCGTTCCTGTCCGACCCGGTGATCCTGGTCCTGGACGAGGCGACCAGCTCGGTGGACACCCGCACCGAGGTGCTGATCCAGCGGGCGATGGCCAAGCTCAGCCACGGCCGCACCAGCTTCGTCATCGCGCACCGGCTCTCCACCATCCGGGACGCGGACGTGATCCTGGTGATGGAGTCCGGCTCCATCGTCGAGCAGGGCACCCACGACGAGCTGCTGGCGGCGCAGGGCGCGTACGCCCGGCTGTACGCGGCGCAGTTCGCGCAGGCGGTGGCGGAGGTGGACTGACCGGCGGGCGCGGGCGCGGTCCGGCGGACCGGCCGGCGGATACGGGGGCGGTCCGCCGGGGCACACTGAGGTCATGGACATGCGGCGGGCGCGGGCGGCGGTCACGGGCACGGCGGCGGTCCTCGCGCTGCTGCTCGCCTCGGCGTGCACGGACAAGGGCGGCGGCGCGAGCCCGACCGCGCCGCCCTCCTCCTCCCGCTCGGTGCTCACCGGCGAACCGGGCGGCGCGGGCCGGGTGCTGGCCGTGAAGATCGACAACGTCGGCCCGGCCCGCCCGGCCACCGGCCTGGACGACGCCGACCTGGTGTACGCCATCGAGGTCGAGGGCGGCCTGTCCCGGCTGATGGCGGTCTTCGACACGCACCGGCTGCCCGCGGTGGTCGGCCCGGTGCGCAGCGCCCGCGAGACCGATCTACAGCTCCTGGCCGCCTACGACCGGCCCGCGCTGGCCTTCTCCGGCGCGCAGAGCAAGCTGCTCCCGGTGCTCAGGTCCGACGCGGACCTCGTCCCGGTCACCGGCACCGGCGCGTTCTTCCGCCGCCAGGACCGGCCCGCCCCGCACAACGAGTACCTGCGCACCAAGGGGGTGGCCGACCGGGCCGGGACGGCGGCCGACATCGGCCTGCGGTTCGCCGCGGCGGTCCCGCCCGGCGGGCGCGCCGGGACGAGGGCCTCGGCGTCGATGCCCTCGGCGCGGTTCTCCTTCGCCTGGGACGGCACGCGCTACCGCGTCTCCATGGACGGCGTGCGCTCGCCGTGGACCGCGGACAACGTGATCGTGCAGCACGTGACCGTCAAGGAGTCGCGCTTCCACAGCCGCACCGGCTTCGTGCCGTTCTCGCAGACCGTCGGCAGCGGGACGGCCGAGGTGCTGCGCGACGGCCGCTCGTACGCCGCCCGCTGGAACCGCCCCGGCGAGGACGACGGCACCGCGTACACCGTCGGCGGACGGACGCTGCCGCTGCACCCGGGCCGGACGTGGATCGTGCTGGAGCCGGCGGCGGGGAGTCAGTCGAGGTAGCCGCGCAGCTGGTCGGCGAAGGCGTGGTCGCGGAGCTTGCCGAGCGTCTTGGACTCGATCTGGCGGATGCGCTCGCGGGTGACGCCGAACATCCGGCCGATCTCCTCCAGGGTGCGCGCCCGGCCGTCGACCAGCCCGTAGCGCAGCTGCACCACCCGGCGCTCGCGCTCGCCCAGCGTGGACAGCACCGCCTCCAGGTGTTCGCGCAGCAGCAGGAACGCCGCGGACTCCACCGGCGAGGCCGCGTCGCCGTCCTCGATCAGGTCGCCGAGCGCGACGTCCTCCTCCTCGCCGACCGGCGCGTGCAGCGACACCGGCTCCTGGGCCAGCCGCAGCACCTCGCTCACGCGCTCCGGGGTCAGCTCCAGCCGGGCGGCGACCTCCTCGGTGGTCGGCTCGGTGCCGCGCTCCTGCAGCAGGCTGCGCTGCGTCCGCA from Actinacidiphila sp. DG2A-62 includes:
- a CDS encoding DUF3048 domain-containing protein gives rise to the protein MDMRRARAAVTGTAAVLALLLASACTDKGGGASPTAPPSSSRSVLTGEPGGAGRVLAVKIDNVGPARPATGLDDADLVYAIEVEGGLSRLMAVFDTHRLPAVVGPVRSARETDLQLLAAYDRPALAFSGAQSKLLPVLRSDADLVPVTGTGAFFRRQDRPAPHNEYLRTKGVADRAGTAADIGLRFAAAVPPGGRAGTRASASMPSARFSFAWDGTRYRVSMDGVRSPWTADNVIVQHVTVKESRFHSRTGFVPFSQTVGSGTAEVLRDGRSYAARWNRPGEDDGTAYTVGGRTLPLHPGRTWIVLEPAAGSQSR
- a CDS encoding ABC transporter ATP-binding protein; this encodes MAGPARFMSGGPIEKSMDFKGSLRRLIGLMRPDRYWLYAVLALGTCSVALTVTGPRILGHATDLIFAGVIGRQIHGASKDQALDYLRAHGKGGVADMLSGIDFTPGQGMDFDAIRNVLLLALAVYLGAAVVSVFQMRLATKVINRAVYRLRGEVEAKLSRLPLSYFDQQPRGEVLSRATNDIDNIGQTMQQTMGQLVNSLLTILGVLAMMFWISWLLALVALVTVPVTMLVATRVGKRAQPQFVQQWKTTGTLNAHIEEMYTGHSLVKVFGRAEESEEIFRKENEALFRSGFRAQFISGTIQPLMMFIGNLNYVLVAVVGGLRVASGALSIGDVQAFIQYSRQFSQPLTQVASMSNLIQSGVASAERVFELLDADEQSAEPKAPARPAELTGRVALEGVSFRYDPDKPLIDDLSLKVEPGHTVAIVGPTGAGKTTLVNLLMRFYEVDDGRITLDGVDVAAMSREELRAAIGMVLQDTWLFGGTIAENIGYGHEDATREQIEEAARAAHADRFIRTLPDGYDTVIDDEGSGVSAGEKQLITIARAFLSDPVILVLDEATSSVDTRTEVLIQRAMAKLSHGRTSFVIAHRLSTIRDADVILVMESGSIVEQGTHDELLAAQGAYARLYAAQFAQAVAEVD
- a CDS encoding ATP-binding protein, producing MDDALLIASELLTNAQRHASVPTGQPGRQPARCALLLWLSQGMLTIGVRDGSTHRPRLHTPGTEQESGRGLLLVACLAQAWGHEIEPGGKVVWGASSTQGSTCGRT
- a CDS encoding YtxH domain-containing protein, translated to MHRLTFITGALVGYVLGARAGRERYEQLRAAAQKVAQNPAVRNTAESAVQQSRSAASKTADKVTSRIGDRMPDAVASRVRSLRNGHGPDDDWGTSNT
- a CDS encoding ABC transporter ATP-binding protein, which gives rise to MLIRLLRSHLRPYRRPIGLLVLLQLVQTIAALFLPTLNADIIDNGVVKGDSGYIVGMGATMLGVTVVQVCCAVGAVYFGARTAMAVGRDIRTSVFATVQSFSAREVGQFGAPSLITRTTNDVQQVQMLVLMTFTMMVSAPIMCVGGIIMALGQDVPLSSLLLAVVPVLGIAVSLIVRKMRPLFRTMQKRIDTVNRVLREQITGIRVIRAFVKDDYEQRRFGVANDEVTAVSLATGRLMALMFPTVMAIVNLSSVAVLWFGAHRIDSGGMQVGALTAFLSYLMQILMSVMMATFMFMMVPRAEVSAERIQEVLTTESSVVPPTAPVTTLRRHGELELFDVDFAYPGAEAAVLRGVDMVARPGETTAVIGSTGSGKSTLLGLIPRLYDATGGRVLVDGEDVTEIAPELLARTVGLVPQKPYLFSGTVASNLRYGNPDATDEELWHALEVAQARDFVSALEGGLDAPIAQGGSNVSGGQRQRLAIARALVRRPEIYLFDDSFSALDYATDAALRRALAAETAQATVVIVAQRVSTIRDADRIVVLDEGRVVGTGTHAELMQTNETYREIVLSQLTEQEAAA